From Columba livia isolate bColLiv1 breed racing homer chromosome 7, bColLiv1.pat.W.v2, whole genome shotgun sequence, one genomic window encodes:
- the CASP8 gene encoding caspase-8 isoform X1, translated as MELPRQRLLALSEELDGAELAALKFLSLEHVPMRKLEGVRRAQDLLEVLQEKGMLEAGNLSFLRELLYRIGRMDLLARLGCSREEMDRELRIPDRAQVSPYRYLLFQLSEDITKDELNSFKFLLGEELPKCKLNPKTTMLDLFIEMEKKRILAEDNLSILKHLCAEINVSLLKRIEEYELNIVGEEATITEEGRCSTGDPEVLLSVLTRVCLCSAHGRWPASPMALDCPANWNEPSQLEAYKMSSRPRGVCLILNNHSFAKAREAAPELRDMKDRNGTHMDAEALGRVFSKLHFTVAEYKDLTAEEIRKIVNLFRCEDHKDRDCFVCCVLSHGKKGIIYGVDGQEVPIQELTTSFTGHNCPSLAGKPKVFFIQACQGDACQKGVTIETDSLETDARFQLECIPAEADFLLGMATLQDYVSYRNPRQGTWYIQALCQHLESSCPRGEDILTILTAVNQEVSRKSGRPNAEKQMPQPSFTLRKRLIFPVN; from the exons ATGGAGCTGCCCCGGCAGCGGCTGCTGGCGCTCAGCGAGGAGCTGGACGGCGCCGAGCTGGCGGCTCTCAAGTTCCTCAGCCTGGAGCACGTCCCCATGAGGAAGCTGGAAGGCGTCCGGAGGGCGCAAGACTTGCTGGAGGtgctgcaggagaaggggaTGCTGGAGGCGGGGAACCTCTCCTTCCTCAGGGAGCTGCTCTACCGCATCGGCCGCATGGACCTGCTGGCCCGGCTGGGCTGCAGCCGCGAGGAGATGGACAGAGAGCTCCGCATCCCGGACAGGGCACAGGTGTCGCCGTACCG ATACCTGCTCTTCCAGCTGTCAGAAGACATCACTAAAGATGAGCTGAACTCCTTTAAGTTTCTTCTGGGGGAAGAATTACCAAAATGCAAGCTGAACCCCAAGACA ACAATGCTCGACCTGTTCATTGAGATGGAGAAGAAGCGGATTTTAGCAGAAGACAACCTGAGTATCCTGAAGCATCTCTGTGCAGAAATTAACGTCAGCTTGTTGAAGAGAATTGAAGAGTATGAATTAAACATAGTcg GTGAAGAAGCGACCATCACAGAGGAAGGGAGGTGCAGCACAGGAGACCCAGAAG tgctgctttctgtgctgacCCGTGTTTGTCTGTGTtcagcccatggcagatggCCGGCGTCACCTATGGCACTGGATTGTCCTGCCAACTGGAATGAGCCGTCCCAG CTTGAAGCTTACAAGATGAGCAGCCGCCCCCGTGGGGTGTGCCTGATCCTGAATAACCACAGCTTTGCAAAAGCCAGGGAAGCAGCGCCAGAACTCCGAGACATGAAGGATCGGAATGGCACCCACATGGACGCAG AGGCTCTGGGAAGAGTCTTCAGCAAGCTGCATTTTACAGTCGCAGAATATAAAGACCTCACTGCCGAAGAAATCCGTAAGATTGTGAACTTGTTCCGGTGCGAAGACCACAAGGACAGAGactgttttgtttgctgtgtCCTGTCTCATGGGAAAAAAGGCATTATTTACGGAGTCGATGGGCAGGAGGTGCCGATCCAGGAGCTCACCACGTCTTTCACTGGACACAATTGCCCCTCGCTtgctggaaaacccaaagtcTTTTTCATTCAGGCCTGCCAAGGCGATGCTTGCCAGAAAGGTGTGACCATTGAAACGGATTCCCTAGAAACAGACGCGAGATTTCAGCTGGAGTGCATCCCCGCCGAGGCAGATTTCCTCCTGGGCATGGCCACCCTGCAAGATTACGTGTCCTACAGGAACCCGCGGCAGGGGACCTGGTACATCCAGGCCTTGTGCCAGCACCTGGAGTCCAGCTGTCCTCG AGGAGAAGATATTCTCACCATCCTGACAGCGGTGAATCAAGAGGTGAGCCGGAAGAGCGGCAGGCCCAACGCAGAGAAGCAGATGCCACAGCCCAGTTTCACGCTGAGGAAAAGACTCATCTTTCCCGTCAACTAA
- the CASP8 gene encoding caspase-8 isoform X2 — protein MELPRQRLLALSEELDGAELAALKFLSLEHVPMRKLEGVRRAQDLLEVLQEKGMLEAGNLSFLRELLYRIGRMDLLARLGCSREEMDRELRIPDRAQVSPYRYLLFQLSEDITKDELNSFKFLLGEELPKCKLNPKTTMLDLFIEMEKKRILAEDNLSILKHLCAEINVSLLKRIEEYELNIVGEEATITEEGRCSTGDPEAHGRWPASPMALDCPANWNEPSQLEAYKMSSRPRGVCLILNNHSFAKAREAAPELRDMKDRNGTHMDAEALGRVFSKLHFTVAEYKDLTAEEIRKIVNLFRCEDHKDRDCFVCCVLSHGKKGIIYGVDGQEVPIQELTTSFTGHNCPSLAGKPKVFFIQACQGDACQKGVTIETDSLETDARFQLECIPAEADFLLGMATLQDYVSYRNPRQGTWYIQALCQHLESSCPRGEDILTILTAVNQEVSRKSGRPNAEKQMPQPSFTLRKRLIFPVN, from the exons ATGGAGCTGCCCCGGCAGCGGCTGCTGGCGCTCAGCGAGGAGCTGGACGGCGCCGAGCTGGCGGCTCTCAAGTTCCTCAGCCTGGAGCACGTCCCCATGAGGAAGCTGGAAGGCGTCCGGAGGGCGCAAGACTTGCTGGAGGtgctgcaggagaaggggaTGCTGGAGGCGGGGAACCTCTCCTTCCTCAGGGAGCTGCTCTACCGCATCGGCCGCATGGACCTGCTGGCCCGGCTGGGCTGCAGCCGCGAGGAGATGGACAGAGAGCTCCGCATCCCGGACAGGGCACAGGTGTCGCCGTACCG ATACCTGCTCTTCCAGCTGTCAGAAGACATCACTAAAGATGAGCTGAACTCCTTTAAGTTTCTTCTGGGGGAAGAATTACCAAAATGCAAGCTGAACCCCAAGACA ACAATGCTCGACCTGTTCATTGAGATGGAGAAGAAGCGGATTTTAGCAGAAGACAACCTGAGTATCCTGAAGCATCTCTGTGCAGAAATTAACGTCAGCTTGTTGAAGAGAATTGAAGAGTATGAATTAAACATAGTcg GTGAAGAAGCGACCATCACAGAGGAAGGGAGGTGCAGCACAGGAGACCCAGAAG cccatggcagatggCCGGCGTCACCTATGGCACTGGATTGTCCTGCCAACTGGAATGAGCCGTCCCAG CTTGAAGCTTACAAGATGAGCAGCCGCCCCCGTGGGGTGTGCCTGATCCTGAATAACCACAGCTTTGCAAAAGCCAGGGAAGCAGCGCCAGAACTCCGAGACATGAAGGATCGGAATGGCACCCACATGGACGCAG AGGCTCTGGGAAGAGTCTTCAGCAAGCTGCATTTTACAGTCGCAGAATATAAAGACCTCACTGCCGAAGAAATCCGTAAGATTGTGAACTTGTTCCGGTGCGAAGACCACAAGGACAGAGactgttttgtttgctgtgtCCTGTCTCATGGGAAAAAAGGCATTATTTACGGAGTCGATGGGCAGGAGGTGCCGATCCAGGAGCTCACCACGTCTTTCACTGGACACAATTGCCCCTCGCTtgctggaaaacccaaagtcTTTTTCATTCAGGCCTGCCAAGGCGATGCTTGCCAGAAAGGTGTGACCATTGAAACGGATTCCCTAGAAACAGACGCGAGATTTCAGCTGGAGTGCATCCCCGCCGAGGCAGATTTCCTCCTGGGCATGGCCACCCTGCAAGATTACGTGTCCTACAGGAACCCGCGGCAGGGGACCTGGTACATCCAGGCCTTGTGCCAGCACCTGGAGTCCAGCTGTCCTCG AGGAGAAGATATTCTCACCATCCTGACAGCGGTGAATCAAGAGGTGAGCCGGAAGAGCGGCAGGCCCAACGCAGAGAAGCAGATGCCACAGCCCAGTTTCACGCTGAGGAAAAGACTCATCTTTCCCGTCAACTAA
- the CASP8 gene encoding caspase-8 isoform X3, whose product MQAEPQDTHGRWPASPMALDCPANWNEPSQLEAYKMSSRPRGVCLILNNHSFAKAREAAPELRDMKDRNGTHMDAEALGRVFSKLHFTVAEYKDLTAEEIRKIVNLFRCEDHKDRDCFVCCVLSHGKKGIIYGVDGQEVPIQELTTSFTGHNCPSLAGKPKVFFIQACQGDACQKGVTIETDSLETDARFQLECIPAEADFLLGMATLQDYVSYRNPRQGTWYIQALCQHLESSCPRGEDILTILTAVNQEVSRKSGRPNAEKQMPQPSFTLRKRLIFPVN is encoded by the exons ATGCAAGCTGAACCCCAAGACA cccatggcagatggCCGGCGTCACCTATGGCACTGGATTGTCCTGCCAACTGGAATGAGCCGTCCCAG CTTGAAGCTTACAAGATGAGCAGCCGCCCCCGTGGGGTGTGCCTGATCCTGAATAACCACAGCTTTGCAAAAGCCAGGGAAGCAGCGCCAGAACTCCGAGACATGAAGGATCGGAATGGCACCCACATGGACGCAG AGGCTCTGGGAAGAGTCTTCAGCAAGCTGCATTTTACAGTCGCAGAATATAAAGACCTCACTGCCGAAGAAATCCGTAAGATTGTGAACTTGTTCCGGTGCGAAGACCACAAGGACAGAGactgttttgtttgctgtgtCCTGTCTCATGGGAAAAAAGGCATTATTTACGGAGTCGATGGGCAGGAGGTGCCGATCCAGGAGCTCACCACGTCTTTCACTGGACACAATTGCCCCTCGCTtgctggaaaacccaaagtcTTTTTCATTCAGGCCTGCCAAGGCGATGCTTGCCAGAAAGGTGTGACCATTGAAACGGATTCCCTAGAAACAGACGCGAGATTTCAGCTGGAGTGCATCCCCGCCGAGGCAGATTTCCTCCTGGGCATGGCCACCCTGCAAGATTACGTGTCCTACAGGAACCCGCGGCAGGGGACCTGGTACATCCAGGCCTTGTGCCAGCACCTGGAGTCCAGCTGTCCTCG AGGAGAAGATATTCTCACCATCCTGACAGCGGTGAATCAAGAGGTGAGCCGGAAGAGCGGCAGGCCCAACGCAGAGAAGCAGATGCCACAGCCCAGTTTCACGCTGAGGAAAAGACTCATCTTTCCCGTCAACTAA